From the genome of bacterium, one region includes:
- the ileS gene encoding isoleucine--tRNA ligase: MDYSKTVYLPKTAFPMKGNLNEREPEFLRLWEERKVYKKLQEKNKGKKAYMLHDGPPYANGHIHLGTALNKILKDVVVKYHSLKGFYAPYRPGWDCHGMPIEHQVFLEIKKHKSEVNPSDFRKKTALYAKKFIEIQKEEFKRLGVLGDWDNPYLTLSPDYEATIIRAFGELALSGYIYQGYKPIYWCISCETALAEAEIEYNDKKSPAIYVKFPVLDMEKTYLLIWTTTPWTLPSNTGIAVHPELDYVIIDTEEGRYIIAEKRLEDITGKKNITFDIVKRMKGTELEGIKYSNPLVERISRVILADFVSSEEGTGCVHIAPGHGEDDYYAGLKNNLDILSPVDEKGCFTKEVTNFAGMKVFEADRHIINKLGEEKTLFYQEEITHSYPHCWRCKKPVIFKSTTQWFLKVDHNNLRDVMTEEIEKVKWVPPEGKNRISSMVKNRPDWCLSRQRLWGVPIPVFYCCGCEKAVITEETIGYVEKLVRQFGSDVWIERREEELLPAGFTCPYCGGKDFKKEKDILDVWFDSGVSHLAVLKKEEYGLPWPADLYLEGSDQHRGWFQTSLITSCGIKKRAPYRTVLTHGFVVDAEGRKMSKSLGNVITPQEIISKYGAEILRIWAIAENYQQDIRISEGIIKNIVMSYRTIRNTLRYLLGNLYDYRIEEGISETDMKEVDRWAIEKLKETVSKVNLYYETFSFNKAYEEIYHFCNVFLSSFYLDHLKDRLYTYGKQSIERKSARTALYQILTTLLIIISPVLSFTAEEAYQLLPWKREESIFLEDWQVMGAPDIKMLERWERFFEIRRQVLKKIEEKREEKLIGSGLEAKVVIKGDKDTIGFLKSFEGLSGLLIVSEVVLSEGDSLEINVEKTSFGRCERCWVHFPEIGSPEAPEICFKCQNVLKEDGIHN, from the coding sequence ATGGACTATTCAAAGACGGTATATCTTCCAAAGACAGCATTCCCGATGAAAGGGAATCTAAATGAAAGAGAGCCAGAATTCCTGCGGTTATGGGAGGAAAGGAAGGTGTACAAAAAACTGCAGGAAAAGAATAAAGGAAAGAAGGCATATATGCTCCATGATGGTCCTCCTTATGCCAACGGGCATATACATCTCGGTACAGCACTCAATAAGATATTAAAGGATGTCGTAGTAAAATACCACTCATTAAAGGGTTTTTATGCGCCATACAGACCAGGATGGGATTGTCATGGAATGCCTATAGAACATCAGGTTTTTTTAGAGATAAAGAAGCATAAAAGCGAGGTTAATCCATCGGATTTTCGTAAGAAGACAGCTTTATATGCTAAAAAATTTATAGAGATACAGAAGGAGGAATTCAAACGTCTCGGGGTTCTGGGTGACTGGGACAATCCTTATCTTACATTATCCCCTGATTATGAGGCAACTATTATAAGAGCATTTGGTGAACTTGCTTTATCTGGATATATCTATCAGGGATATAAGCCAATATACTGGTGTATCTCCTGTGAGACAGCACTTGCAGAAGCAGAGATAGAATACAATGACAAAAAGTCCCCTGCCATATATGTAAAATTCCCTGTTTTAGATATGGAAAAAACATATCTTCTCATCTGGACAACGACCCCATGGACACTTCCTTCAAATACAGGCATTGCAGTACATCCTGAACTTGATTATGTGATTATAGATACAGAAGAAGGAAGATATATTATAGCAGAGAAACGGCTGGAAGATATTACAGGCAAGAAAAACATTACCTTTGATATTGTAAAGAGGATGAAGGGCACTGAACTGGAAGGTATAAAATACTCAAATCCTCTGGTGGAAAGGATATCCCGGGTTATACTTGCTGATTTTGTTTCTTCAGAAGAAGGAACAGGATGTGTTCATATAGCACCGGGACATGGAGAGGATGACTACTATGCAGGGTTGAAGAATAATCTTGATATCCTTTCTCCTGTGGATGAAAAGGGATGTTTTACAAAAGAGGTAACGAACTTTGCAGGTATGAAGGTTTTTGAAGCAGACAGGCATATTATCAACAAACTGGGAGAAGAGAAAACTCTTTTCTATCAGGAAGAGATAACCCATTCCTATCCACACTGCTGGAGATGTAAGAAACCCGTGATATTCAAAAGTACAACCCAGTGGTTTTTAAAGGTGGACCATAACAACTTAAGGGATGTGATGACAGAAGAGATAGAAAAGGTTAAATGGGTTCCTCCTGAGGGTAAAAACAGAATATCTTCTATGGTAAAAAACAGACCTGACTGGTGTCTTTCAAGACAACGACTGTGGGGTGTCCCTATACCTGTTTTTTATTGTTGTGGATGTGAAAAGGCAGTTATTACAGAGGAGACCATAGGGTATGTTGAGAAGTTAGTGAGACAGTTTGGTTCAGATGTATGGATTGAAAGAAGAGAAGAAGAACTTTTACCTGCTGGATTTACCTGTCCGTATTGTGGTGGTAAGGATTTCAAAAAGGAGAAGGATATACTTGATGTATGGTTTGATTCAGGGGTCAGTCATCTGGCAGTCCTTAAAAAAGAAGAATATGGTCTTCCATGGCCTGCAGACCTTTATCTTGAAGGAAGCGACCAACACAGGGGATGGTTCCAGACATCTCTTATTACCTCATGCGGGATTAAAAAAAGAGCACCTTATAGAACAGTTCTTACCCATGGTTTTGTTGTTGATGCAGAAGGAAGGAAGATGAGTAAATCACTGGGAAATGTTATAACACCACAGGAAATTATCAGTAAGTATGGTGCAGAGATATTGAGGATATGGGCAATTGCAGAGAACTACCAGCAGGATATAAGGATATCAGAAGGGATTATTAAAAATATAGTGATGTCATATAGAACCATCCGTAATACCTTAAGGTATCTGCTCGGGAACCTTTATGACTATAGGATAGAAGAAGGTATTTCTGAAACAGATATGAAGGAAGTAGACAGATGGGCAATAGAGAAACTGAAAGAGACAGTAAGTAAAGTAAACTTGTATTATGAAACATTTTCTTTTAATAAGGCATATGAAGAGATATATCACTTCTGTAATGTCTTTCTTTCCTCCTTTTATCTTGACCATCTAAAGGACCGTCTTTATACATATGGAAAGCAGTCAATAGAAAGAAAGAGTGCGAGGACAGCCCTTTATCAGATACTGACCACACTTTTGATAATAATATCGCCTGTGCTCTCATTTACAGCAGAAGAGGCATATCAGTTGCTCCCATGGAAAAGGGAAGAAAGCATCTTTCTTGAGGACTGGCAGGTAATGGGAGCCCCTGATATAAAAATGTTGGAAAGATGGGAAAGGTTTTTTGAGATAAGAAGACAGGTGCTTAAAAAAATAGAAGAGAAAAGAGAGGAGAAACTTATAGGAAGTGGACTTGAGGCAAAAGTTGTAATCAAAGGAGACAAAGATACGATAGGATTCTTAAAGAGTTTTGAGGGATTATCCGGACTGCTTATTGTCTCAGAGGTAGTACTTTCTGAAGGAGATTCTTTGGAGATAAATGTGGAGAAGACATCCTTTGGCAGATGTGAACGTTGCTGGGTGCATTTCCCTGAAATAGGAAGTCCTGAAGCACCAGAGATATGTTTCAAATGCCAGAATGTTTTAAAAGAAGATGGAATACATAATTGA
- a CDS encoding NYN domain-containing protein has product MEYIIDGYNLIKSSSFSRYEARGITYSIQMLINILYDYSRKHPSVSFTVVFDGNPPLPYTFLHTKGMKLLFSGDITADEVIRKKVEKIPEKNISRIVVSDDRGVKETGRLFGARVLSIAEFLGIVYPERRKQRGRIEERKKDVNELKIEKELKRHYKI; this is encoded by the coding sequence ATGGAATACATAATTGATGGATACAACCTGATAAAAAGCAGTTCCTTTTCAAGGTATGAAGCCAGGGGAATAACTTACAGTATCCAGATGCTTATCAATATCTTATATGACTACTCCAGAAAACATCCTTCTGTATCTTTTACAGTGGTTTTTGATGGGAACCCTCCTTTACCATACACCTTCCTGCATACAAAGGGAATGAAACTTTTATTTTCAGGGGATATTACTGCTGATGAAGTGATAAGGAAGAAGGTTGAAAAGATACCCGAAAAAAATATATCACGGATAGTGGTCTCTGATGACAGGGGAGTAAAGGAGACAGGACGGCTATTTGGTGCGAGGGTATTGAGCATAGCAGAATTTTTAGGTATTGTGTACCCTGAGAGAAGAAAGCAACGGGGCAGGATAGAGGAAAGAAAAAAAGATGTTAATGAATTAAAGATAGAAAAGGAACTAAAGAGGCATTATAAGATTTAA
- the htpX gene encoding zinc metalloprotease HtpX: protein MGNRIRTYFLLGVLTVIFVFIGSFFGRGGMYTAFLFAMAMNWFSYFFSDKIVLAIYRAKQVKQEEAPELYRIVGELTQRASLPMPKIYIIPSATPNAFATGRDPDHSAVAVTSGIMDILNENELKGVLAHELGHIKNRDILIATVAATIAGAITLLARMLQWAAFLGGGRDDRREGNIFTLVAMLAFAILAPIAAMIVQMAISRGREYMADEEGAKLAGNPLYLANALRKLAAGVRMRPMNNANPSTAHMFIVSPFSGRSLLTLFSTHPPIEERIKRLESMVV from the coding sequence ATGGGAAACAGAATAAGAACCTATTTCTTATTAGGTGTATTAACGGTAATTTTTGTATTTATAGGAAGTTTCTTTGGCAGAGGGGGGATGTATACAGCATTTCTCTTTGCGATGGCAATGAACTGGTTCTCTTACTTTTTCAGTGATAAGATTGTGCTGGCTATATACAGGGCAAAACAGGTAAAACAGGAAGAAGCACCGGAACTCTATCGTATAGTGGGGGAACTTACTCAGAGGGCATCTCTACCTATGCCAAAGATTTATATCATTCCTTCTGCAACACCCAATGCCTTTGCTACAGGAAGAGACCCTGACCACTCTGCGGTGGCTGTAACCAGCGGGATAATGGATATTTTGAATGAAAATGAACTTAAAGGTGTCCTTGCTCATGAACTCGGACATATAAAAAACAGAGATATCCTCATTGCCACAGTTGCTGCAACCATAGCAGGAGCGATTACACTGCTTGCAAGAATGCTACAGTGGGCTGCTTTTTTAGGTGGTGGAAGAGATGATAGAAGAGAAGGGAATATATTTACGCTCGTTGCTATGCTTGCCTTTGCCATACTTGCACCCATAGCAGCAATGATAGTCCAGATGGCTATATCAAGAGGAAGGGAGTATATGGCAGATGAGGAAGGAGCAAAGTTAGCAGGAAATCCCTTATATCTTGCTAATGCTTTAAGAAAACTTGCTGCAGGGGTGCGGATGAGACCGATGAACAATGCAAATCCATCAACCGCTCATATGTTTATAGTAAGTCCTTTCAGTGGAAGGTCTTTACTCACACTATTCTCCACACACCCACCCATTGAGGAAAGGATTAAACGGCTGGAGAGTATGGTGGTTTAG